A section of the Saccharopolyspora gregorii genome encodes:
- a CDS encoding TetR/AcrR family transcriptional regulator, giving the protein MPRAYHHGELRAALVDAARELLAERGAFSVAEVARRCGVSSAAPYRHFPDRAALQAEVALAVAGELRAEVVAATAAHEDPDRRLAEAAAAYTGYSIRHRAGLHVVFAAELSGDRFPELRRAARELIDEYLALCFAAAPSAQDALLLMEQLLTQAHGYATFYLDGVLSLQGYDPAEVRAKSAEAAMTTILGARHS; this is encoded by the coding sequence ATGCCGCGCGCCTACCACCACGGCGAGTTGCGGGCCGCCCTGGTCGACGCCGCTCGCGAACTCCTCGCGGAACGCGGCGCGTTCTCGGTAGCCGAGGTCGCCCGCCGCTGCGGGGTGAGCTCCGCCGCCCCCTACCGGCACTTCCCCGACCGCGCCGCGCTGCAGGCCGAGGTCGCGCTCGCCGTGGCCGGCGAGCTGCGCGCTGAGGTCGTCGCCGCGACGGCGGCGCACGAGGACCCGGACCGGCGGCTGGCGGAAGCGGCCGCCGCCTACACCGGGTACTCGATCCGGCACCGGGCCGGGCTGCACGTGGTGTTCGCGGCAGAGCTGAGCGGGGACCGGTTCCCGGAGCTGCGCCGGGCCGCCCGCGAGCTCATCGACGAGTACCTGGCGCTGTGCTTCGCAGCCGCCCCGTCCGCGCAGGACGCGCTGCTGCTGATGGAGCAGCTGCTGACCCAGGCCCACGGCTACGCCACCTTCTACCTGGACGGCGTGCTGTCCCTGCAGGGCTACGACCCGGCCGAGGTGCGGGCGAAGTCCGCGGAGGCCGCCATGACCACCATCCTCGGTGCCCGGCACTCCTGA
- a CDS encoding NAD(P)-dependent alcohol dehydrogenase, giving the protein MAAPSAGAPLERTVIDRRDLRPDDVLIDIAYAGICHSDLHQAAEEWGSAIFPMVPGHEIAGTVAAVGSDVTAHRVGDRVGVGCMVDSCGECEPCRAGTEQFCVRGNVQTYNGVGFDGENTYGGYSKQVVVKDSFVCRIPEGIGLDVAAPLLCAGITTYSPLNQWHAGPGKKVAVVGLGGLGHMGVKIAAAMGAEVTVLSQSLKKKEDGLRLGASDYHATSDEATFDVLKGRFDLILNTVSAEIPVDAYLSLLRPGGAMVNVGAPGTPLSYNAFSLIAGNKSLAGSMIGGIPETQEMLDFCAEHGIGAEVEVIAADQVNEAYERVRASDVRYRFVIDTATL; this is encoded by the coding sequence ATGGCCGCACCGAGCGCCGGCGCACCCCTGGAACGCACCGTGATCGACCGCCGCGACCTGCGCCCGGACGACGTCCTCATCGACATCGCCTACGCGGGCATCTGCCACAGCGACCTGCACCAGGCCGCCGAGGAGTGGGGCAGCGCGATCTTCCCGATGGTCCCCGGCCACGAGATCGCGGGCACCGTCGCCGCCGTCGGCTCCGACGTCACCGCGCACCGGGTCGGCGACCGGGTCGGCGTCGGCTGCATGGTCGACTCCTGCGGCGAGTGCGAACCCTGCCGAGCGGGCACCGAGCAGTTCTGCGTGCGCGGCAACGTGCAGACCTACAACGGCGTCGGCTTCGACGGCGAGAACACCTACGGCGGCTACAGCAAGCAGGTCGTGGTCAAGGACTCCTTCGTCTGCCGGATCCCCGAGGGCATCGGGCTCGACGTCGCGGCTCCGCTGCTGTGCGCCGGCATCACCACCTATTCGCCGCTGAACCAGTGGCACGCCGGCCCCGGCAAGAAGGTCGCCGTCGTCGGTCTCGGCGGGCTCGGGCACATGGGCGTCAAGATCGCGGCCGCGATGGGCGCCGAGGTGACGGTGCTCAGCCAGAGCCTCAAGAAGAAGGAGGACGGGCTGCGGCTCGGCGCGTCCGACTACCACGCCACCTCGGACGAGGCGACCTTCGACGTCCTCAAGGGACGGTTCGACCTCATCCTCAACACCGTCTCCGCCGAGATCCCGGTCGACGCCTACCTGTCGCTGCTGCGCCCGGGTGGCGCGATGGTCAACGTCGGCGCGCCCGGAACCCCGCTGTCCTACAACGCCTTCTCGCTGATCGCGGGGAACAAGTCGCTGGCCGGATCGATGATCGGCGGCATCCCGGAGACCCAGGAGATGCTGGACTTCTGCGCCGAGCACGGCATCGGCGCCGAGGTCGAGGTCATCGCCGCGGACCAGGTGAACGAGGCGTACGAGCGGGTGCGGGCCAGCGATGTCCGATACCGCTTCGTCATCGACACGGCGACGCTCTGA
- a CDS encoding ion transporter translates to MSVRERVENVVEAPRFHAFIIGVIVVNAITLGLETVPHLLDRYGAPLHVVDRTAMAIFVVELLARLYVHRARFFRDPWNCFDLVIVGVALAPATGPFDVLRALRVLRALRLISVVPTMRRVVSALLAALPGMASIAALLALILYVSSVLATTLYRDVAPEYFGDLGSSLFTLFQVMTGEAWSDVAREVMAERPIAWIFFVAYIAVTTFTVLNLFIAVAVSAMETQVGQEDRERAADESATMAALLAEVQALRGEVRELRDESAKV, encoded by the coding sequence ATGAGCGTGCGCGAGCGCGTCGAGAACGTCGTCGAAGCGCCCCGGTTCCACGCGTTCATCATCGGCGTGATCGTGGTCAACGCGATCACGCTCGGCCTGGAGACGGTGCCGCACCTGCTGGACCGCTACGGCGCCCCGCTGCACGTCGTCGACCGCACCGCGATGGCCATCTTCGTCGTCGAGCTCCTCGCCCGGCTCTACGTGCACCGCGCCCGGTTCTTCCGCGACCCGTGGAACTGCTTCGACCTGGTGATCGTCGGGGTGGCGCTGGCACCGGCGACCGGGCCGTTCGACGTGCTGCGGGCGCTGCGGGTGCTGCGGGCGCTCCGGCTGATCTCGGTGGTGCCGACGATGCGCCGCGTGGTGTCCGCGCTGCTGGCGGCGCTGCCCGGCATGGCCTCGATCGCGGCGCTGCTCGCGCTGATCCTCTACGTCTCCTCGGTGCTGGCCACCACGCTGTACCGCGACGTCGCCCCCGAGTACTTCGGCGACCTGGGCTCCTCGCTGTTCACCCTGTTCCAGGTGATGACCGGGGAGGCCTGGTCCGACGTGGCCCGCGAAGTGATGGCGGAACGACCCATCGCGTGGATCTTCTTCGTCGCCTACATCGCCGTCACCACGTTCACCGTGCTCAACCTGTTCATCGCCGTCGCCGTCAGCGCGATGGAGACCCAGGTGGGCCAGGAGGACCGGGAGCGCGCCGCGGACGAGAGCGCCACTATGGCGGCGCTGCTGGCGGAAGTCCAGGCGCTGCGCGGAGAAGTGCGCGAACTCCGCGACGAGTCCGCGAAGGTCTGA
- the htpG gene encoding molecular chaperone HtpG, translated as MSTQVETAEFQAEAQKLLQLMVHAIYSNKDTFLRELISNASDALDKLRLASYQDKDLQVDTDDLHISVEPDREQRTLTIRDNGIGMSKDEVRDLIGTIAKSGTAELLQELKDTSDGAAAQELIGQFGLGFYSSFMVADKVVLLTRKAGEDAATRWESSGEGTYTIETVDEAPQGTAVTLHLKAEDQEDRLLDYADTRTLTRIIKKHSDFIAWPIRMEVDKPGAEGESTTEVETINSMKALWARPKGEVEQAEYDEFYKHISHDWNNPLETIHLRAEGTFEYQALLFIPSTAPFDLFSRDQKRGTQLYVKRVFIMDDCEELMPEYLRFVKGVVDAQDLSLNVSREILQQDRRIQMVRRRLVKKVLTTVQEIQANDAERYTTFWDNFGQAVKEGIVGDPDNAELVLDISSFESTHHESDRTTLRQYVERMPADQDVIYYITGNSRTKIENSPHIEAFRDKGVEVLLLSDPIDEMWVESVPEFDGKRFQSITKGEVDLDEKTEEDSQQQEEFAGVLSWLGEALSDDVKEVRLSSRLSSSPACIVGDNHDMTPTLEKMYRAMGQQVPRVKRILEINPTHPLVTGLRSAHTADGERADLAETAQLLYGMALLAEGGELRDPAKFTSLLANRLATTL; from the coding sequence GTGAGCACGCAGGTGGAAACGGCCGAATTCCAGGCCGAGGCGCAGAAACTGCTGCAGCTGATGGTGCACGCCATCTACTCGAACAAGGACACGTTCCTGCGGGAGCTCATCTCCAACGCCTCCGACGCGCTGGACAAGCTGCGGTTGGCCTCGTACCAGGACAAGGACCTGCAGGTCGACACCGACGACCTGCACATCTCGGTGGAACCGGACCGCGAGCAGCGGACGCTGACGATCCGCGACAACGGCATCGGGATGTCCAAGGACGAGGTGCGCGACCTGATCGGCACCATCGCGAAGTCGGGCACCGCGGAACTGCTGCAGGAGCTCAAGGACACCTCCGACGGCGCCGCCGCGCAGGAGCTGATCGGCCAGTTCGGCCTCGGCTTCTACTCCAGCTTCATGGTCGCCGACAAGGTCGTGCTGCTGACCCGCAAGGCCGGCGAGGACGCGGCGACTCGCTGGGAGTCCAGCGGCGAGGGCACCTACACCATCGAGACCGTCGACGAGGCCCCGCAGGGCACCGCGGTCACGCTGCACCTCAAGGCGGAGGACCAGGAGGACCGGCTGCTCGACTACGCCGACACCCGGACCCTCACGCGGATCATCAAGAAGCACTCCGACTTCATCGCGTGGCCGATCCGGATGGAGGTGGACAAGCCCGGCGCCGAAGGGGAATCCACCACCGAGGTCGAGACGATCAACTCGATGAAGGCGCTCTGGGCCCGCCCCAAGGGCGAGGTCGAGCAGGCCGAGTACGACGAGTTCTACAAGCACATCAGCCACGACTGGAACAACCCGCTGGAGACGATCCACCTGCGGGCCGAGGGCACCTTCGAGTACCAGGCGCTGCTGTTCATCCCCTCGACCGCGCCGTTCGACCTGTTCTCCCGGGACCAGAAGCGCGGCACCCAGCTCTACGTCAAGCGCGTGTTCATCATGGACGACTGCGAAGAGCTGATGCCGGAGTACCTGCGGTTCGTCAAGGGCGTCGTGGACGCGCAGGACCTGTCGCTGAACGTGTCCCGCGAGATCCTGCAGCAGGACCGCCGGATCCAGATGGTGCGCCGCCGTCTGGTGAAGAAGGTCCTCACCACGGTGCAGGAGATCCAGGCGAACGACGCCGAGCGCTACACCACGTTCTGGGACAACTTCGGGCAGGCCGTCAAGGAGGGCATCGTCGGCGACCCGGACAACGCGGAGCTGGTGCTGGACATCTCCTCGTTCGAGTCGACGCACCACGAGAGCGACCGGACGACGCTGCGCCAGTACGTGGAGCGGATGCCGGCGGACCAGGACGTCATCTACTACATCACCGGCAACTCCCGCACCAAGATCGAGAACTCGCCGCACATCGAGGCGTTCCGGGACAAGGGCGTCGAGGTGCTGCTGCTGAGCGACCCGATCGACGAGATGTGGGTCGAGTCGGTGCCGGAGTTCGACGGCAAGCGCTTCCAGTCCATCACCAAGGGGGAGGTCGACCTCGACGAGAAGACCGAGGAGGACTCCCAGCAGCAGGAGGAGTTCGCCGGGGTCCTGTCCTGGCTGGGCGAGGCGCTGTCCGACGACGTGAAGGAGGTGCGGCTGTCCTCGCGGCTCAGCAGCTCCCCCGCGTGCATCGTCGGCGACAACCACGACATGACGCCGACGCTGGAGAAGATGTACCGGGCGATGGGCCAGCAGGTGCCGCGGGTGAAGCGCATCCTGGAGATCAACCCGACGCACCCGCTGGTGACCGGGCTGCGCTCCGCGCACACCGCGGACGGCGAGCGGGCCGACCTGGCCGAGACGGCGCAGCTGCTGTACGGGATGGCGCTGCTCGCCGAGGGCGGTGAGCTCCGCGACCCGGCGAAGTTCACCTCGCTGCTCGCGAACCGCCTGGCGACCACCCTCTGA